The following coding sequences are from one Deltaproteobacteria bacterium window:
- a CDS encoding transposase, whose translation MARALRIAFPGACYHVTARGNERKAIFRDDHDRKQFLARLQAVVERYRVVVYAYVLMRNHYHLLVETPEGNLSEALRQLNAVYTQDFNRRSRRVGHLFQGRYKAILVDKESYLVELSRYIHLNPVRVGEVADPAQFRWSSAAAYVGRQPAASWLSVEGVLKQFGRRRSVAQRAYRQFLRDGVGQGRAAPWDAVVGQTLLGEVGWVERMRQRVSKRGMGLEVAHGAQLRARPALSVVVTQVVRATKVPRQEIVRRGGGWARALAMWLVWELCGLRQREVGAAFGVGHFAVSKAIRRAQRLQQSNRQVAKVASRLITTFQA comes from the coding sequence ATGGCACGAGCGCTACGGATCGCGTTTCCGGGGGCCTGTTACCACGTGACCGCGCGTGGGAACGAGCGCAAGGCCATCTTCCGCGACGACCACGATCGCAAGCAGTTCCTGGCGCGACTCCAAGCCGTGGTCGAGCGGTATCGTGTGGTTGTCTATGCCTATGTGCTGATGCGGAACCACTATCACCTGTTGGTGGAAACCCCGGAGGGGAATCTGAGCGAGGCGCTGCGCCAGCTCAACGCGGTCTATACCCAGGACTTCAACCGCCGCTCCCGGCGCGTCGGGCACCTGTTTCAGGGGCGCTACAAGGCGATCCTGGTGGACAAGGAGTCGTATCTGGTGGAGCTGAGTCGCTACATCCATCTCAATCCCGTGCGGGTCGGAGAGGTCGCGGACCCGGCGCAGTTTCGGTGGAGCAGCGCGGCGGCGTATGTGGGCCGGCAGCCGGCCGCGTCCTGGCTCAGCGTGGAGGGTGTGCTGAAGCAGTTCGGGCGCCGGCGCAGCGTGGCGCAGCGGGCCTATCGGCAATTCCTGCGCGACGGCGTGGGCCAGGGGCGGGCGGCGCCGTGGGATGCGGTGGTGGGGCAGACGTTGCTGGGCGAGGTGGGCTGGGTGGAGCGGATGCGGCAACGGGTGAGCAAGCGGGGGATGGGCCTGGAGGTAGCGCACGGGGCGCAGCTGCGCGCCCGGCCGGCGCTGTCGGTGGTGGTCACGCAAGTGGTTCGAGCGACCAAGGTACCGCGGCAGGAGATTGTGCGGCGGGGCGGGGGCTGGGCGCGCGCGCTGGCGATGTGGCTGGTGTGGGAGCTGTGCGGCCTGCGGCAGCGGGAGGTCGGCGCGGCTTTCGGGGTGGGACATTTCGCGGTGAGCAAGGCGATCCGACGAGCGCAGCGACTGCAGCAGAGCAACAGGCAGGTGGCGAAGGTCGCCTCGCGCCTGATTACCACTTTCCAGGCTTGA